One Carassius auratus strain Wakin chromosome 44, ASM336829v1, whole genome shotgun sequence genomic window carries:
- the LOC113062523 gene encoding uncharacterized protein LOC113062523 isoform X2, which produces MFRCFNLLLLLVCLVYHSDEISVKTGEELKMSVLVSDADKVKTNSSGEWKEVWTRDHGVQSDRMNDDDDGNLIIKSFLDSDAGTYRVLDTEGETLITVTVTESPEKLDDTEQQRNWIVSVVVCLVILAVIVIVISVFIWRRQHRDHTQVQENTENTQELEKL; this is translated from the exons at GTTCAGATGCTTCAATCTTCTTCTGCTGCTGGTTTGTCTGGTTTATCACAGCG atgagattTCTGTGAAAACAGGCGAGGAGCTAAAGATGTCTGTTCTGGTGTCTGATGCTGATAAAGTGAAGACAAACTCTAGTGGAGAGTGGAAGGAGGTTTGGACGAGAGATCACGGGGTTCAGAGCGACcgaatgaatgatgatgatgatggaaacCTGATCATTAAATCATTTCTGGACAGTGATGCAGGAACATACAGAGTTCTGGACACTGAAGGAGAAACCTTGATCACAGTCACAGTCACAG AATCACCGGAAAAACTGGACGACACTGAGCAACAAC GGAACTGGATTGTGTCAGTTGTCGTGTGTTTGGTGATTCTGGCTGTTATTGTGATTGTGATTTCTGTCTTCATATGGAGACGTCAGCACAGAGATCACACACAGGTTCAGGAGAATACAGAGAACACACAGGAACTGGAGAAActatag
- the LOC113062523 gene encoding uncharacterized protein LOC113062523 isoform X1 has protein sequence MFRCFNLLLLLVCLVYHSGNTSKPVSGEKRGNVILPCQYEDSNIGHIDLFSEVEKIDVCETEECSGRVFKEGNCDVVIKNLIFSDAGKYTLRIYYNNDQTELKYQLHIHDEISVKTGEELKMSVLVSDADKVKTNSSGEWKEVWTRDHGVQSDRMNDDDDGNLIIKSFLDSDAGTYRVLDTEGETLITVTVTESPEKLDDTEQQRNWIVSVVVCLVILAVIVIVISVFIWRRQHRDHTQVQENTENTQELEKL, from the exons at GTTCAGATGCTTCAATCTTCTTCTGCTGCTGGTTTGTCTGGTTTATCACAGCG GAAACACCTCTAAACCTGTGTCAGGAGAAAAGAGAGGAAACGTCATCTTGCCATGTCAATATGAGGACAGTAATATTGGTCACATTGATTTATTCAGTGAGGTAGAAAAAATAGATGTGTGTGAGACTGAAGAATGTAGTGGACGAGTGTTTAAAGAAGGAAACTGTGACGTCGTCATCAAGAATCTGATCTTCAGTGACGCTGGGAAATACACTTTGAGAATCTATTACAATAATGATCAAACAGAGCTGAAGTACCAACTTCATATTCATG atgagattTCTGTGAAAACAGGCGAGGAGCTAAAGATGTCTGTTCTGGTGTCTGATGCTGATAAAGTGAAGACAAACTCTAGTGGAGAGTGGAAGGAGGTTTGGACGAGAGATCACGGGGTTCAGAGCGACcgaatgaatgatgatgatgatggaaacCTGATCATTAAATCATTTCTGGACAGTGATGCAGGAACATACAGAGTTCTGGACACTGAAGGAGAAACCTTGATCACAGTCACAGTCACAG AATCACCGGAAAAACTGGACGACACTGAGCAACAAC GGAACTGGATTGTGTCAGTTGTCGTGTGTTTGGTGATTCTGGCTGTTATTGTGATTGTGATTTCTGTCTTCATATGGAGACGTCAGCACAGAGATCACACACAGGTTCAGGAGAATACAGAGAACACACAGGAACTGGAGAAActatag